A window of Streptomyces sp. Je 1-332 genomic DNA:
CGCGCAGGTCAACGGGGCCCGGTCGTCGAGCAGCTTTGCCGTGCACTGAACTCCCCGCTTGGCGAGGGAGACTTCGATGAATCGGTCTGCCATGTGTCCCATGCTCCTCCCTGGGTCAAGAGGACAACGATTGCATCAGGGGCTGAAATTGGCCCGCATATCTTGCGTCGAGTCGGGTAGCCGCGCGCCCATGGCTCCACCACTTGGGAACAACGAGGGATTCATCGGCAAAGCAGTACGCCGCCGCTCTCTGCTCACCGGAGCGAGCGTGGCGGCACTGGGGGTTTTCGGGGGCGCGGCCTGCAGCCGGGTGCCCGAGGAAGGGAAGGTCGAGGGGGGAGATCTGCTGGACCGGCTGCGTGACGCAGGTGAGGTCCGTATCGGGGTCGCGGGCGAGGTCCCGTTCGGATACATCGACGAGAACGGTGAAGTGACCGGGGAAGCGCCGGAAATCGCCAAAGTGATCTTCCCTCGCCTTGGCGTGCCCAAGGTCAAGGCGGTGCCCACCAAGTTCGGTGCGCTGATCCCCGGGTTGACCCAGGCGCGGCAGTTCGACGTGGTCTCGGCAGGCATGTACATCAGCCCCGTGCGTTGCGAGCAGGTGCTGTTCTCCGATCCCGACTACCTGATGCTCGACTCCTTCATCGTGAAGAAGGGCAATCCGCACGGCATCAAGAGATATGAGGACATCGCGAAGAAGGGCCTGAAGCTGGCGAGTGGTACGGCCTACGCGCAGATCGCCACCGCCGAGGGGAACGGCGTGAAGTCCGTCCTCGTGGTGCCCGACCAGGTGGCGGGCGCCGACGCCGTCGCACTTGGCCGGGTCGACGCCTTCGCCGGGACCGCGGTCACCGTGCGCGACGTGGTCAAGGACAATCGGCGGGTGGAGGCGACGAAGCCCTTCCAGCCGCTCGTCGACGGCGAACCGGTCTACGGGGCGGGTGGTTTCGCCTTCAGGCAGTCCGAGAAGACCCTGCGGGACGCCTTCAACAAGGAGCTGCACAAGCTGAAGGAGAGCGGTGAACTGCTCAGGATCGTCAAGCCGTTCGGGTTCACCGAGACCGAGATGACCGATCTGACGGCCGAGAAGCTGTGCCCCCCGGTGAAGGGAGCCTCCTGATGATGTCGTCGGAGTTCTTCGAGAACTGGTTCCTGCCCGGCATCTGGATCACCGTGCAGGTCACCTTCCTCAGCGCGGCCCTCGCCTTCCTGATCGCCTTCCCCATCGGGGTCCTTCGCACATCCCGCCTGTGGATCGTGCGCTTCCTCGCCGGGACGTACTTCGAGATCTTCCGCAGCACCTCGTCGCTGGTCTTCATGTTCTGGATCGCGTTCACAGTGCCCGCGCTGTTCCGGATCAGCTTCGAGCCGCTCTTCGCCGGCGTCATCGCCCTGGGCATCACCTACGGGGCGTACGCGTCCGAGATCGTGCGCGGCGCGCTCGCCGCGGTGCCGACAGCGCAGCGCGAGGCGGGCATCGCCCTGAACTTCACGCCGTCGCAGCGGCTGCGCCGCATCGAACTGCCGCAGGCCTGGCCCGAGATGCTGCCACCGTTCAACAACCTGCTGATCGAGCTGCTCAAGGGCACCTCGCTCGTCTCCCTCATCGCGGTGGCCGACATGACCTTCGCCGGCGATCTGCTCCGTCTCGTCACGACCGAGAGCGGGCCGATCTACACGCTGCTGCTCGGGCTGTACTTCGTGTTCGCCTTCATCCTCACGCGCGGCATGCGCCTCCTTGAGCGGCATGCCAAGAAGGGCGTGGGACAGACTCCCGAGAAGCTGGGGCTGTTCAGCGGGATCCGCTCCAAGTCGTCGATCGACGTCGTCACCGGCGGGGGTGCCAAGTGAACTGGGACTGGCAGAACGTCGATGACTTCATGCCCCTCTTCTGGGACGGCGTGTGGATCACGCTCAAGGCGCTGTTCTTCGGCACCCTGATCGCCTTCTCGCTCGGCATGGTCTGGGCCATCGCTCAGCGGTCGGACAAGAAGTGGATCAGCTGGCCGGTGACGGTGTTCACCGAGTTCATCCGGAACACTCCGCTTCTGGTGCAGCTGTTCTTCCTCTTCTACGTGGTGCCGGAGTGGGGCCCGTCCATGTCCCCGCTCGTCACGGGCATCGTCGGGCTCGGCCTGCACTACTCGACATACACCTCCGAGGTGTACCGGGCGGGCATCGAGGGCGTCCCTGAAGGGCAGTGGGAGGCGGCCACCGCGCTCAGCCTCACCAAGCAGCGCACCTGGACCGCGGTGATCCTGCCGCAGGCCGTGCGCAGGGTGATCCCCGCGCTCGGCAACTACGTGATCGTCATGCTGAAGGAGTCGCCGCAGATGGCTGCCATCGGCGCGCTCGACATGCTGGGCCAGGCCCAGGGATACAGCCAGGCGACCTTCACCTACGAGGCGATCAGCATCGTGGGCATCGCGTTCATCGTCATCGCCTACCCGGCCTCTCTTCTTCTGCGAGTTTTGGAGCGTCGTCTTGTCCGCTGACAGCAGCACTTCCCAGGAAACCCCCAACCCGGCCGTCGACGGCCGCGAGCTGATCCGCTTCGACAAGGTCGTCAAGCGCTACGGGTCGAACACCGTCCTCGACGAGCTCGACTTCTCCGTGGACTCGGGCAAGCACGTCACGCTGATCGGCCCGTCCGGATCCGGCAAGACCACGATCCTGCGTCTCCTGATGACCCTGGTGAAGCCCGATCAGGGCACCATCAAGGTCGGCGGCAACTACCTCATGCACGAGGAGAAGAACGGCAAGCTCGTCCCGGCGGGCGAGAAGCACATCCGCGAGGTCCGCAAGAACATCGGGATGGTCTTCCAGCAGTTCAACCTCTTCCCGAACATGAAGGTCCTGCGCAACATCATGGAGGCCCCGGTCAACGTACTCGGCCTGTCCAAGGACGAGGCGGAGCAGCGGGCGCGCGAGCTGCTCGATCTGGTCGGGCTCGGGGACCGCGCCGACGCGTACCCGACGCAGCTCTCCGGCGGCCAGCAGCAGCGCGTCGCCATCGCGCGGGCCCTCGCGATGCGCCCGCAGGTGCTGCTCCTGGACGAGGTCACGTCCGCGCTCGACCCGGAGCTGGTGGCGGGTGTCCTCGACGTCCTGCGGGACATCGCGCACACCACGGACATCACGATGCTCTGCGTGACCCACGAGATGAACTTCGCCCGTGACATCTCGGACCAGGTCCTGATGTTCGACTCGGGCAGGGTCATCGAGGCCGGGACCCCGGAGAAGATCTTCACTGAACCCGAGCACGAGCGCACCCGGGAGTTCCTCTCCGCGGTGCTGTAGCCCCCGATCACCGAGCGGCAGGCAACAGGACCGAGGACGACGGAGCGGGACCGTGGCGTCAGAGCCACGGTCCCGCTGGGTCGTCACCCCGCTGGCGTCACCTCGATGAGGAGGTACTCCGACTCCGCCATGTCCGTGCCGTCCTGGATGGTCTCGCGGCGCAGGACATTCAGGTCGCGGTCGGTCTCATCGGCGAGGCGCTGCAGGCCGGGAAGATCTCCCTTGGTGCTGCTGAAGAAGAGGAGTACCGAGCCGGACTCCGTGGTCCAGTGCGGGGCCTCTTGCAGGAAGCGCCGGTGGGCTTCGTACCCGGGATCGAGGAAGGCGTGCTCGTGCGGGGACACGAACTCGTGGTCCTCCGGGGCCCAGATGAAGTTGGAGTTCCAGAAGATGACGTCGAAGCGTTCGTCCTCGGCGAGGCCGGCGAACAGGTCGCTGTGCACGGCTTTGACGCGATCGGTGACGTCGTGGCGGGCGGCGTTGAGACGGGTGTTCTCGACGGCGTGCGGATTGATGTCGGCGCCGACCACGCGACGGCAGCCCGCAAGCGCGGCCGTCACACAGATCAGGCCGGTGCCTGATCCCATCTCCAGCATGGAGTCCCACGCGAACCGCCCCGGCTCCAGGAGACCGAGGAAGTCGAGCGAGACGTTGGTCGAGGGCCGGTAGATCGGGGCGAAGACCTCGTCGAGGAGATCCCACTCCTTGTCGTACAGGGTGAAGGTCTTGGGCCTGTCGTCCCTGGTCACGTCGTTACTGCTGAGTGCGAGGGTCCGCCGGTAGTAGCTTTCCGGGGTTTCCACCTGAGACATTGCGTTCTCCAATGAGGGCCGCTGTCCGGTTCGCTTTCGATGTGCGTGTGGGCATGATCCTTCTGCCCTTCGCCACTATGCGGGCCCCGGCCGGGCGAACAACGGATGCTGCCGCAGAGGGTCGAAATTCGGCCGGACGGTCACTCATCGGCCCTGAAGGCCATTTCCCGCAGGTACTTGCGGTACCAGGAGCCCCATCTCTCGACCTGCTCCATGAGAGGCTCAAGGCTGCGCCCCGCCGGTGTGAGCTCGTACTCCACCCTCGGCGGCACCTCCGGAAACACCGTCCGGTGCACCAAGCCGTCCCGCTCCATCTCGCGCAGCTGTCTGCTGAGCATCCGATGGGTGATGTCGGCCGGCAGGGCCCGTTGGAGCTCGTTGAAGCGATGCTTTCCACGGAGCAGATACAGCACAATCAGAAGCTTCCACTTGCCGCCGACCACCGCGAACATGACCTCGGTGTCGCAAAAGTCGGCGATGCTTTCCAGGCGCTCAGATAAGTGACTGATTTGAAACCCCCTCGCAGCCGGTATACAGCGTGGTACTCAGGACACCGCGTAATACCAGGTCACAGAAAAGACCGTACTTGCACACCGTACTAGTTGTGTTCACGCTAGATGGGTGATCATGGAGACAGAACGACACCCGCAACGCCGCTGGGTATCACTGGCCGTGCTCTGCGCCAGCCTGCTGCTCGTCGGCATGGATCTGACCGTGCTCCACGTGGCTGTGCCGACCATCAGTCAGCAGCTGCTGCCCAGTGGCTCCGAACTCCTGTGGATCGTCGACGGCTACGCGCTCACTGTGGCCGCCGGACTCATCACCTGCGGGACGCTCGGAGACCGGTTCGGACGAAAACGCATGCTGATGACCGGGTTCGCGGTCTTCGGCCTCGCGTCGCTCGCCGCGGCCCTGTCGGACGGGCCCCTTCAGCTGATCGCCGCCAGGGCCGCGCTCGGAGTCGGCGGCGCGATGATCATGTCGAGTACGCCGGCCATCATCCGGGGCCTCTTCCCCGACGACCGGGAGCGCTCGGTCGCGGTGGGTCTGTGGGTATCTGCGTACAGCGTCGGTGTCTCGGTGGGGCCACTGCTCGGCGGCGCCCTGATCGAGCACTTCTGGTGGGGGTCGGTCTTCCTCGTCAACCTGCCGATCGTCCTCGTCGCGCTCGTCGCCGGTGTGCTGCTCATCCCGGAGTCGAAGAATCCGCGGCCGCACCGGTGGGACGGCGCGAGCGCCGTGCTGTCCGCTCTCGGGCTCGCCGCCGTGGTCTACGGATTCCAGAAACTCGGTGAAGGATCCGGTTCCGGATCGGCGGTGCTGACCTGGAGTGTGCTGGTCGCGGGACTTGGCCTGTCGGCCGCGTTCGTGATCCGGCAACGGCGGATCAGCAATCCGCTGGTCGATCTCTCACACTTCGCCGACCGGCGGTTCACGCTGGCCTCCCTGTGCACGATGGTGTGCTACGGCTCCTATGCCGCGCTGCTGTTCCTGCTCACCCAGCGGCTTCAGCTCGCGGACGGGTACTCGCCGCTGGAGGCCGGGCTCGCACTGACCCCGCTCGCGGTGGCCAACGCCGTCGGTGCCGCGTTCGCCCCTCGGTTCAGCGCGCGGTTCGGGCACCGACACGGGTTGTCCGGCGGGCTGTTGCTGCTGGCTGCCGCGATGGCCGCGTTCGGCGTGTTCGGCGCGGGAGGCAACTATCCGGCGCTGATCGCGGCGGGACTCGGCTCCGGGGCGGTCATGACGCTGGGCTCCGACATCATGCTGAGCTCCGCGAGGCCGGAGCGCGCCGGTGAAGTAGGGGCACTCCAGGAGACCTCGTTCTCGCTCGGGGCCGGGCTGGGGCTCGCCTTCCTCGGCACCACGATGTCGCTGGTCTACCGTTCGACGTTCAAGACGGTGCCCGAGGCCACTGACGCACAGGCGGAGAGCGCTCGTACCTCACTGGGCGCGGCCTCCGAAGTGGCGGCTCGCGTCGGCGGCGAGGTCGGCGACGCTCTCCTGGAGAGCGCGCGGAAGTCCTTCGACACCGGGTTCACCGTGGCCACCACCCTCTCCGCGGCAGCGCTCGCACTGCTCGGCGTGGTGGCCGCGGTGGGGCTGAGGAAAGAGCAGACGCATTCCGGCCCATCGGAACCATCCGCCGCCAAGGAGCGCGATGGCGAGAACGTGTCGGCCGAAAGTCGGCCCGAATGACCGTGGGCGGCAATAACCGCTGAAGCGGCCGCATCATTCTGCGTCACCTGATTGTTCTCATCCATTTCCCCCGAGGGCCGACATGTGCCCAGAACCGGGGATCCGAAGAGAAATACAAGGAGAAAGAGAATGACCACATTCGAGGAAACGGGTACCCGGGCGGCCGAGCGGGAGACCGTGTGGAGCAGTTCCGTATGGGAGCCCCAGATGGGATACGCCCGCGGAGTGCGGGTCGGCAACCAGGTCTTCATCGCGGGCACCGTCGCCGCCGACGGCGAGGGAAACCCGCAGGGCGAGGACGCCTACGCGCAGAGCGACTTCATCATCCGGAAGATCCAGGGCGCCCTGCGCGATCTGGGATCGGATCTGGAGCATGTGGTCGCCACGGCGACCCACCTCAGCGACTTCAGCCACTTCGACGACTACGCCCGTGCGCACAAGGAGCACTTCGGCGCCACTCCCCCGGTGAACACCACGGTGCAGGCCCAGCTGGTCAAGCCGTACTTCCTGGTGGAGATCACGGCGACCGCGGTGGTGCCGGAACTGACGGCGCGGGGTCTGCGATGACAACCACACAGATACGCCCGGCACTTGACGGCTTATCGGGTGCCACGCACGTTCCTCATTCGAAGCCCCACATGCAGCGCGCCCTCCTGTTGAGCCTCCTGGCGAACGCGCCGAGCACCATCGTGAATCCGGCCTGGTCGTCCGAGGCGGAGAGCCTCTTCAGCTCGGTGCGGGAGTTCGGCCTCGACGTCACCGGGCAGGACTCCCGGTCCCTGCAGCTGACCGGCGTCGGCAAGTCCGTGAGGCCGGGCAGCGCGAAGGTCTCCGTGGTGGGGTCGGCGTTCAACTTCCGTGCCATGGCGGCGGTCGCCTGCCTCTCCCCGGGCGAGACCGTCCTTGAGGGGAACGCGGCGATGCTCAAGCGGCCGGTCACGGAGTACCTGAGTTTCATCCCCGAACTCGGAGGCACGCTCACCGACATCAGCGACGCCGGCCATCTGCGGACTCGGATACGGGGCAGCAGCCGGCTCGGTGGCACGGCGACGGTCGACACCCAGCACAGCTCACAGGTGCTGACGAGTGTCCTGCTGATCGCTCCACTGGCCGAGAGGCCCGTCCGCATCCGGTGCACGACCGCCGGTGCGGTGGGCGAAGGTTACATCGGCCTGACAGAGTCGATGATGCGGCGGCAGGGGGCCGGCATCGAGCGGGACGGCTCGTCGTTCGTCGTACATCCCAGCGTCTACGACGCGGGAGTGCACGAGCTGGCCTCGGACTTCACCGCCCTGTCCTATCTGGCCGGGGCGGTGGCGACGGCTGGGCACGGGTCCGTCACGATCGACGACTACTACCCGTCGGAGCTGAGTTCGGAGCGGGATTTCCTCGCCGTCCTCGACCAGCTCGGGATACGTACGGCGTACGACCCCGTCGAACGACGGCTGCGGATCGAGAAGGGGGATCCGACCGCAAAGCACATCGAGATCGACGGCAGCAACATCCCCACCGTCGTGCCCACGCTGGCCGCCATCGCTCCGTTCGTCGAGGCGCGCGTGACGTTGCGCAACGCCGGCCACGTCAACCATCACAAGTGCCGTCGTGTGGATGTGATGATCCGTGAACTGACCCGGATGGGCTGCCGGATCGGGCCGAGCCACGGCCCCGACGGACGAGTCGACGGCTTCGTCACCTCGGGGCGACAGACGCCCGCGGGCCGCGTCACGCTCGACAGTCACGGTGATCACCGGATCTTTCTGAGCCTGGCGACGGCGGCGCTCGGCGCCGCAGGCCCTTCAGCCATCGGCGGCGCGGAGCATCTGCACGCCAGCTTCCCCGACTTCCTCACCTCGTTGAACACCCTCGGTGCCGGCGTCAGCCCGGCCTGACCTCTTCGTAGGAGACAGAAGCATGGGTTTCGTACAGTACAAAGCACTGCACATACACCCGGCGGGAGAGCTCAAGGGCGCGGCGAACCCGCCCGCGTCCAAGAGTTGTTCGGCGCGGGCCGTGCTGGCCGCCGCGCTGGCGCCGGGCCGCAGCGAGATCGACAACATCGCCGGAAGCCAGAACGTCCGCGCCATGATCGACAGTTGCCGGGCCCTTGGCGCCGGGATCGATTTCCCGGCGCCCGACCGCCTGGTGGTCACGGGTTCGGGACGGCAGCAGGACGGGGTCACCGTCAATCCGGGGAACTCCGGGGTGGTGCTTCGGCTCCTGATGGGCGCGACGGCCGTGCTCCGCCGCACCACGTTCATGACGCCGTTCAGCGCGTCCCTGGGCCGGCGCTCCAACAGCGAGATGGTCGACGCGCTGCGCACGCTCGGCGTCGAGGTGACCGCGGGCGCGGAGGGGCGGCTGCCCATCACGCTCGACGGCAGGCGGGTGCACGGCGGGGACGTCAGCATCAACAGCCGCCGCAGTTCGCAGTACCTCAGCGGGCTGCTGTTCCTCGGCGGGCTCCTGGACGAGCCGCTGACCGTGCGCGTACCGGACGAACTGAAGGCGCCTGCGCCGGTGCACACCACGCTCGCCGTGCTGCGCGCGACCGGCGTCGATGTGGTGCCCGCCGACGACTTCATGTCCTTCGCGGTCGCCGCGGACACCCGCTTCGAGGCCGCTCACCACCGCATCGGGTCCGACCCCGCGAGCACGGCCGCGCTGCTCGCGCTTGCGGCGGCGGTCGATTCCACGGTCGACATCGACCACCACGGCCTGGAGGAGCTGGACGGCGTCCTCGAGCACCTGCTGGGCATGGGGGTGGCCCTCGACGTGGGCGAGCGGAGCGTACGGGTGCGCGGCGGCGGGACGCTGCGACCGCTCGACTTCGACGGGGCGAAGGCACCGGACGCCGTGCTGCCGCTGGCCGCGCTGGCCGCGCACGCGGACGGGACCAGCCGCTTCCACAACATCGAGCACATCCGCTACAAGGAGTGCGACCGGATCAGTGACTTCCGTCGCGAGCTGGAGCGGGCGGGTGTCGCCGCGGAGGAGAAGCAGGACGAACTGATCGTCCACGGCTCGTCCAAGGGCGTGCGGGGCGGGGTCGCCGTAGACAGTCACTACGACCACGCCGTCGTCATGGCGATGAGCTTGATCGCGTTGCGCAGCCGCGAGGGCCTGACCGTCAACGACCCGCAGTACGTCGCCCAGACCTTCCCGGACTTCTTCGAGCAACTGCAGCGCATCGGCGGACGCGTCACGGTGCAGAGTTGAGGAGCGTCGCAGACCATGTGCGGAATCGCAGCGATCATCGACACCGCCCCGAGTGCGGACACCGAGCGGCAGTTGGAGCGCCGCGACCGGGAACTGCTCGGCATGCTCGGCCGGATCCGCCACCGGGGCGACCCGGAGTGCTTCGCGGAGCGCTCGGTCGGGACCGGAGCGGCCCTCGGCACGAACCGGCTGGCCATCGTCGACCGTGAGCACGCCCAGCAGCCCCAGACCGACGCACAGGGACAGATCCGGGTCGCCTACAACGGAGAGCTCTACGGATTCGGGACCGTGCGCAAGGAGCTGGAGGACCTCGGCCACACGTTCCGTACGGCCTCGGACACCGAGGTTCTGATCCACGGCTATCTGGAGTGGGGCGAGAAGCTGCTCGACCGTCTCAACGGCATGTTCGCGTTCGTGCTCCACGACCTGCGGGACGGGACGTTCCTGGCCGCCCGGGACCACGTAGGGATCAAGCCGCTCTACTACGTCCGGCGGGGCACGGCCTACTACTTCGCGTCGGAGCAGAAGTGCCTGCTGACGTACGACGCCCCGATTCACACCGTGAGTCCGGGGACGTACCTCAAGG
This region includes:
- the aroA gene encoding 3-phosphoshikimate 1-carboxyvinyltransferase — its product is MGFVQYKALHIHPAGELKGAANPPASKSCSARAVLAAALAPGRSEIDNIAGSQNVRAMIDSCRALGAGIDFPAPDRLVVTGSGRQQDGVTVNPGNSGVVLRLLMGATAVLRRTTFMTPFSASLGRRSNSEMVDALRTLGVEVTAGAEGRLPITLDGRRVHGGDVSINSRRSSQYLSGLLFLGGLLDEPLTVRVPDELKAPAPVHTTLAVLRATGVDVVPADDFMSFAVAADTRFEAAHHRIGSDPASTAALLALAAAVDSTVDIDHHGLEELDGVLEHLLGMGVALDVGERSVRVRGGGTLRPLDFDGAKAPDAVLPLAALAAHADGTSRFHNIEHIRYKECDRISDFRRELERAGVAAEEKQDELIVHGSSKGVRGGVAVDSHYDHAVVMAMSLIALRSREGLTVNDPQYVAQTFPDFFEQLQRIGGRVTVQS
- the ehuB gene encoding ectoine/hydroxyectoine ABC transporter substrate-binding protein EhuB is translated as MAPPLGNNEGFIGKAVRRRSLLTGASVAALGVFGGAACSRVPEEGKVEGGDLLDRLRDAGEVRIGVAGEVPFGYIDENGEVTGEAPEIAKVIFPRLGVPKVKAVPTKFGALIPGLTQARQFDVVSAGMYISPVRCEQVLFSDPDYLMLDSFIVKKGNPHGIKRYEDIAKKGLKLASGTAYAQIATAEGNGVKSVLVVPDQVAGADAVALGRVDAFAGTAVTVRDVVKDNRRVEATKPFQPLVDGEPVYGAGGFAFRQSEKTLRDAFNKELHKLKESGELLRIVKPFGFTETEMTDLTAEKLCPPVKGAS
- the ehuD gene encoding ectoine/hydroxyectoine ABC transporter permease subunit EhuD, which gives rise to MNWDWQNVDDFMPLFWDGVWITLKALFFGTLIAFSLGMVWAIAQRSDKKWISWPVTVFTEFIRNTPLLVQLFFLFYVVPEWGPSMSPLVTGIVGLGLHYSTYTSEVYRAGIEGVPEGQWEAATALSLTKQRTWTAVILPQAVRRVIPALGNYVIVMLKESPQMAAIGALDMLGQAQGYSQATFTYEAISIVGIAFIVIAYPASLLLRVLERRLVR
- the ehuC gene encoding ectoine/hydroxyectoine ABC transporter permease subunit EhuC, which translates into the protein MSSEFFENWFLPGIWITVQVTFLSAALAFLIAFPIGVLRTSRLWIVRFLAGTYFEIFRSTSSLVFMFWIAFTVPALFRISFEPLFAGVIALGITYGAYASEIVRGALAAVPTAQREAGIALNFTPSQRLRRIELPQAWPEMLPPFNNLLIELLKGTSLVSLIAVADMTFAGDLLRLVTTESGPIYTLLLGLYFVFAFILTRGMRLLERHAKKGVGQTPEKLGLFSGIRSKSSIDVVTGGGAK
- a CDS encoding helix-turn-helix domain-containing protein, whose amino-acid sequence is MFAVVGGKWKLLIVLYLLRGKHRFNELQRALPADITHRMLSRQLREMERDGLVHRTVFPEVPPRVEYELTPAGRSLEPLMEQVERWGSWYRKYLREMAFRADE
- a CDS encoding MFS transporter, which encodes METERHPQRRWVSLAVLCASLLLVGMDLTVLHVAVPTISQQLLPSGSELLWIVDGYALTVAAGLITCGTLGDRFGRKRMLMTGFAVFGLASLAAALSDGPLQLIAARAALGVGGAMIMSSTPAIIRGLFPDDRERSVAVGLWVSAYSVGVSVGPLLGGALIEHFWWGSVFLVNLPIVLVALVAGVLLIPESKNPRPHRWDGASAVLSALGLAAVVYGFQKLGEGSGSGSAVLTWSVLVAGLGLSAAFVIRQRRISNPLVDLSHFADRRFTLASLCTMVCYGSYAALLFLLTQRLQLADGYSPLEAGLALTPLAVANAVGAAFAPRFSARFGHRHGLSGGLLLLAAAMAAFGVFGAGGNYPALIAAGLGSGAVMTLGSDIMLSSARPERAGEVGALQETSFSLGAGLGLAFLGTTMSLVYRSTFKTVPEATDAQAESARTSLGAASEVAARVGGEVGDALLESARKSFDTGFTVATTLSAAALALLGVVAAVGLRKEQTHSGPSEPSAAKERDGENVSAESRPE
- the ehuA gene encoding ectoine/hydroxyectoine ABC transporter ATP-binding protein EhuA; this encodes MSADSSTSQETPNPAVDGRELIRFDKVVKRYGSNTVLDELDFSVDSGKHVTLIGPSGSGKTTILRLLMTLVKPDQGTIKVGGNYLMHEEKNGKLVPAGEKHIREVRKNIGMVFQQFNLFPNMKVLRNIMEAPVNVLGLSKDEAEQRARELLDLVGLGDRADAYPTQLSGGQQQRVAIARALAMRPQVLLLDEVTSALDPELVAGVLDVLRDIAHTTDITMLCVTHEMNFARDISDQVLMFDSGRVIEAGTPEKIFTEPEHERTREFLSAVL
- a CDS encoding methyltransferase domain-containing protein; amino-acid sequence: MSQVETPESYYRRTLALSSNDVTRDDRPKTFTLYDKEWDLLDEVFAPIYRPSTNVSLDFLGLLEPGRFAWDSMLEMGSGTGLICVTAALAGCRRVVGADINPHAVENTRLNAARHDVTDRVKAVHSDLFAGLAEDERFDVIFWNSNFIWAPEDHEFVSPHEHAFLDPGYEAHRRFLQEAPHWTTESGSVLLFFSSTKGDLPGLQRLADETDRDLNVLRRETIQDGTDMAESEYLLIEVTPAG
- a CDS encoding RidA family protein — encoded protein: MTTFEETGTRAAERETVWSSSVWEPQMGYARGVRVGNQVFIAGTVAADGEGNPQGEDAYAQSDFIIRKIQGALRDLGSDLEHVVATATHLSDFSHFDDYARAHKEHFGATPPVNTTVQAQLVKPYFLVEITATAVVPELTARGLR